The region ACCACTCTCCCGGGCTCTCTATCGGATAGAAACCGGTTTGATTGCCACCGATGCCGACCGACCCCGCCGGAACTTTGGCACGTGGTTTTTCCTGCCGTGGTACCATTAATTGTTCGGACAATCCTCCCAGATAGGGAAACCCGGGGGTAAAACCCAACATATAGACCAGGTAAGGTTTTGATGTATGAATTGTTATCACTTCGCGGGCCGATAACCCGGTATACCGCGCCACAAATTCCAAATCAGGCCCCAAAACGCCGCCATAGCAAACCGGAATATGGACCATTTTGGACGAGACCCGGTCCAATTCCTGCAGCTTGACTGTACTGAGCAATTGCAAAATAAACCGGGATAACTCCTGACGGGTGACAGACAACGGGTCAAAATAAACGGTTACAGACCGGTAAGTCGGTACCACTTCTACTATACCCTTGATTGGGTTACTGGTAATTAATATGGTCAGTTGCCGGACGAGCTGATTAATTTCCGGGGAAATGACTGTTCCAAATTCGATGACTAATCCATATTCGCCAGCAACAAGCAGCTTAACGTTACTTAAACAGTCGTTCATTGATCTCTCTCATCTCATTTCGCTGGGGTTCCTGTGAAGAGGAAAGGCAGTTACTTACTATTTCAGCAATCTTTCTTGGACTAATCTGATAAATGATTGTATCGTACGGGAAAGCCATTTGTCTTTGTGATAAACCAGGTGAGCATTTGTATTAAAATCGGGACCTTGCCAGGGTAAAGCAACCAGCATTCCTGCAGCCAGTTCTTCTTTGGCAGCGACCAATGGCAATACAGTTATACCTAAGCTGCTGATAACAAATTGTTTTATGGTCTGAATTTGGCATATTTCCAGAACAGTGCGGGGACGAACAGCAGCCTTCGCCAAACTTTCTTCCAACACGGTCCGGTAATTGCTGCCTGACTCGGTAAAAATCAGCGTCTGCTCCCGTAAATCTTTGGCTTGTACACATTCAAGTTTAGCAAGAGGATGCCCTGGTGAAGCCAGCATCACGATAGGTTCAGGCCACAAAAATTCACTTACCAGATCGCTATCTTTAATATTCTCTTCCAGAAAAAAAGCAAGATCCATCATATTTTTTCGTAATAACATTCTAAAATCGCTGCCTATACCAAATTTCAGCTTCAATTCCACATCCGGATAAAGCGAAGCATATTCTTTTAATAATTCGGTCAAATGATATACGCACAACGACTCCGGCATGCCAACAATGAGGGGCCCCCGCGGCACGTCGAAATTATCGAGCTGGTTTTTGGCATCCTCAGCCAGCTTGGTAATTCGGTCCGCATAATCATAGAGTCTTTCGCCGTCGGTTGTAAGCATGAGCTGATGCCCAAACCTTTCGAAGAGAACGGTATTTAATTCCTTTTCCAGCAGTTGAATATGAGTGGTCACTGTAGATTGGGTATATCCCAGAAACTGAGCCGCTTGTGAGAAGTTACCTAATTTTACGATACTCATAAAGGTCTTTAATTGTCGAATTTCCAAGGATATCATTACCTCCAACCAAGCCGGGCGATATTATATGCTCCTTTTATTATAGAAGCTTTTGCGGCGTCTATCAAACCTGGGTAACATTGTTTCCTCAACTTATTGAACCAAGGAAAATTCCCTTTATTTTCGACAAAATGTCAGCATTATATGAATTTCAGTTTTGTCCGGCAGGAAAATTATTACGTATAATAAAAGAGCCATTATCCCGCTTGGGTAATAATGGCTCTTTGACGTTATTGATATTCAGACTGAAATAAGAACGCTTATGTATTTTACAATGGCAATATACAATAAACATTACACCGGAAACCA is a window of Sporomusaceae bacterium ACPt DNA encoding:
- the pxpB_4 gene encoding 5-oxoprolinase subunit B; amino-acid sequence: MNDCLSNVKLLVAGEYGLVIEFGTVISPEINQLVRQLTILITSNPIKGIVEVVPTYRSVTVYFDPLSVTRQELSRFILQLLSTVKLQELDRVSSKMVHIPVCYGGVLGPDLEFVARYTGLSAREVITIHTSKPYLVYMLGFTPGFPYLGGLSEQLMVPRQEKPRAKVPAGSVGIGGNQTGFYPIESPGEWWLIGRTPIRAFNPEGNPPFLVAAGDYLHFVDITIDEYFTIRRDVETGAYKPEISYVYEGGRP
- the gltR_2 gene encoding HTH-type transcriptional regulator GltR, with the protein product MEIRQLKTFMSIVKLGNFSQAAQFLGYTQSTVTTHIQLLEKELNTVLFERFGHQLMLTTDGERLYDYADRITKLAEDAKNQLDNFDVPRGPLIVGMPESLCVYHLTELLKEYASLYPDVELKLKFGIGSDFRMLLRKNMMDLAFFLEENIKDSDLVSEFLWPEPIVMLASPGHPLAKLECVQAKDLREQTLIFTESGSNYRTVLEESLAKAAVRPRTVLEICQIQTIKQFVISSLGITVLPLVAAKEELAAGMLVALPWQGPDFNTNAHLVYHKDKWLSRTIQSFIRLVQERLLK